A section of the Elusimicrobiaceae bacterium genome encodes:
- a CDS encoding helix-turn-helix domain-containing protein, with protein MDKLDRNRDTPLYNIGTAARLCGLEIYTLRWLEKNGLLAPGRTPGNRRLFSDADIEILAEIAALLNRNVNIQGIKVVLEIKRMHHITIRTTTQQTGG; from the coding sequence ATGGACAAACTGGACCGGAACCGCGACACACCGCTTTACAACATAGGCACCGCCGCCCGCCTTTGCGGGCTGGAGATTTACACTTTGCGCTGGCTGGAAAAAAACGGGCTTCTTGCGCCCGGCCGGACACCCGGAAACAGGCGGCTTTTCAGCGACGCGGATATTGAAATTCTTGCTGAAATCGCCGCGCTGCTGAACCGCAACGTAAATATTCAGGGTATAAAGGTAGTGCTGGAAATAAAACGCATGCATCACATCACCATACGCACAACAACGCAGCAGACGGGAGGCTGA